The following proteins come from a genomic window of Kitasatospora sp. NBC_01246:
- a CDS encoding 2-hydroxy-3-oxopropionate reductase, producing MSRKIAFIGLGIMGSPMAANLVKAGHHVTGYNLTQPQIDALVAVGGHGASSIADAVKDAEVVITMVPADPHVEQAVLGEGGVLENVRPGTLVIDMSSITPQTSIKVEAAAKEKGVRTLDAPVSGGEAGAVEAVLSIMVGGAAEDFAEAKPLFDVLGTTVVHVGPAGAGQTVKAANQLIVAVNIQVLAEAVVFLENAGVDLAAALDVLGGGLAGSTVLNRKKANMLNREFAPGFRIDLHHKDMGIVTDAARAVGAALPVGAVVAQLVASARANGDGSLDHSALLRGVERLSGRELA from the coding sequence ATGAGCCGCAAGATCGCCTTCATCGGCCTCGGCATCATGGGCAGCCCGATGGCCGCCAACCTCGTCAAGGCCGGCCACCACGTCACCGGCTACAACCTCACCCAGCCGCAGATCGACGCGCTGGTCGCGGTCGGCGGCCACGGTGCGAGCAGCATCGCGGACGCGGTGAAGGACGCCGAGGTCGTCATCACCATGGTCCCGGCTGACCCGCACGTCGAGCAGGCCGTCCTGGGCGAGGGCGGGGTGCTGGAGAACGTGCGGCCCGGCACGCTCGTCATCGACATGTCGAGCATCACCCCGCAGACCTCGATCAAGGTCGAGGCCGCCGCCAAGGAGAAGGGCGTCCGCACCCTGGACGCGCCGGTCTCCGGCGGCGAGGCCGGCGCCGTCGAGGCGGTGCTGTCGATCATGGTCGGCGGCGCGGCCGAGGACTTCGCCGAGGCGAAGCCGCTGTTCGACGTGCTGGGCACCACGGTCGTCCACGTCGGCCCGGCCGGCGCCGGCCAGACCGTCAAGGCCGCCAACCAGCTGATCGTCGCCGTCAACATCCAGGTGCTGGCCGAGGCCGTGGTGTTCCTGGAGAACGCCGGCGTCGACCTCGCGGCCGCGCTGGACGTGCTCGGCGGCGGCCTGGCCGGCTCCACGGTGCTGAACCGCAAGAAGGCGAACATGCTGAACCGCGAGTTCGCGCCGGGCTTCCGGATCGACCTGCACCACAAGGACATGGGCATCGTCACCGACGCCGCCCGTGCCGTCGGTGCCGCGCTGCCGGTCGGTGCGGTGGTGGCCCAGCTGGTCGCCTCCGCCCGCGCCAACGGCGACGGTTCGCTGGACCACTCGGCGCTGCTGCGCGGCGTCGAGCGGCTCTCCGGCCGCGAGCTCGCGTGA
- a CDS encoding glycerate kinase → MPATPTQGHVVVAPDKFKGTLEGAEVAARIAAGIRRAAPGVEVRELPVADGGEGTLAAALAAGFSRIPAKVAGPTGLPVDAALAVRGDTAVVELAQSSGLARLPGGRTAPLAAGSYGVGQLIGRAVGLGAKRIVLGLGGSACTDGGAGMVQALGAVLRDADGAELPPGGAALRKLARLDLGPLADVLTGVEVVVACDVDNPLLGPRGATAVYGPQKGADGDDLVVLEEGLTRFADVVGEAVGRDVREAPGAGAAGGAGFAALALLGATMRPGIELMLELLGFDEAVRGARLVVTGEGCLDAQTLHGKAPAGVAAAAARAGVRVAAVAGRLELSEREWRAAGFTAAYALTDLAEQPGDSMTRAGELAEVAGERLARALLRG, encoded by the coding sequence ATGCCCGCCACCCCCACCCAGGGCCACGTGGTCGTAGCTCCCGACAAGTTCAAGGGCACCCTGGAGGGCGCCGAGGTCGCCGCCCGGATCGCCGCCGGCATCCGCCGTGCCGCGCCCGGTGTCGAGGTCCGCGAACTGCCCGTCGCCGACGGCGGCGAGGGCACCCTGGCCGCCGCGCTGGCCGCCGGGTTCAGCAGGATCCCGGCCAAGGTGGCCGGCCCCACCGGCCTGCCGGTGGACGCCGCGCTCGCCGTCCGGGGCGACACCGCCGTGGTCGAGCTGGCGCAGTCCTCCGGGCTCGCCAGGCTCCCCGGCGGCCGGACCGCCCCGCTCGCGGCCGGCTCCTACGGGGTCGGCCAGCTGATCGGCCGGGCGGTGGGCCTGGGGGCCAAGCGGATCGTGCTCGGCCTGGGCGGCAGCGCCTGCACCGACGGCGGCGCGGGCATGGTCCAGGCGCTCGGCGCCGTGCTGCGGGACGCCGACGGCGCCGAACTGCCGCCGGGCGGCGCCGCACTGCGCAAGCTGGCCCGGCTCGACCTCGGACCGCTGGCCGACGTGCTCACCGGCGTCGAGGTCGTGGTGGCCTGCGACGTGGACAACCCGCTGCTCGGCCCGCGCGGCGCGACCGCCGTCTACGGGCCGCAGAAGGGCGCCGACGGTGACGACCTGGTCGTACTGGAGGAGGGGCTGACCCGCTTCGCCGACGTGGTCGGCGAAGCGGTCGGCCGCGACGTCCGGGAGGCCCCCGGCGCCGGGGCCGCGGGCGGGGCGGGCTTCGCCGCCCTCGCCCTGCTCGGCGCCACCATGCGACCCGGCATCGAGTTGATGCTCGAACTGCTGGGTTTCGACGAGGCCGTGCGTGGGGCACGCCTCGTCGTGACCGGCGAGGGCTGCCTGGACGCTCAGACGCTCCACGGCAAGGCGCCCGCCGGAGTTGCCGCGGCGGCCGCCCGGGCGGGGGTTCGGGTGGCCGCTGTGGCCGGACGGCTGGAGCTGTCGGAGCGCGAGTGGCGGGCGGCCGGCTTCACCGCGGCCTATGCGCTCACGGACCTGGCGGAACAGCCGGGGGACAGCATGACCCGGGCCGGGGAGCTGGCCGAGGTCGCGGGGGAGCGCCTCGCGAGGGCGCTGCTGCGCGGCTGA
- the allB gene encoding allantoinase AllB, translating into MPPSEASFSETAVIRSRRVVLPDGERPADVLIRNGTIERIAGHGALTAGGGGLTDLGDTALLPGLVDTHVHVNEPGRTEWEGFATATRAAAAGGVTTIIDMPLNSIPPTTTVDGLEAKRKTAEGQAWVDLGFWGGAVPGNVPDLEPLHRAGVFGFKSFLAPSGVDEFPHVEQADLEAALAEQARIGALAIIHAEDPAVLAAAPQQPGVHYRDFLASRPAAAETAAVARLLDTARRTGARVHILHVSSAAVLPLLRQARADGVRVTAETCPHYLTLAAEEVPDGDTAFKCCPPIRDEANRDALWAALAAGEFIAIVSDHSPSTPDLKLLPEFGGSGDFAAAWGGIASLQLGLPAIWTEARRRGHTLSDVVRWMASGPAALVGLTGTKGAIAVGHDADLVAFDPDGAFAVHAAELHHRNPVTPYAGRTLTGAVRTTWLRGRVVDTAAEPFGRRITRHQETQ; encoded by the coding sequence ATGCCCCCCAGCGAGGCGTCCTTCAGCGAGACGGCGGTGATCCGCTCCCGCCGGGTCGTGCTGCCGGACGGCGAACGTCCCGCTGACGTGCTGATCCGCAACGGCACGATCGAGCGGATCGCCGGGCACGGCGCGCTCACGGCCGGCGGCGGCGGACTCACCGACCTCGGCGACACCGCCCTGCTCCCCGGTCTGGTCGACACCCACGTGCACGTCAACGAGCCCGGCCGGACCGAGTGGGAGGGGTTCGCCACCGCCACCCGGGCCGCCGCCGCAGGCGGGGTCACCACGATCATCGACATGCCGCTCAACTCCATCCCGCCCACCACCACGGTGGACGGCCTGGAGGCCAAGCGGAAGACCGCCGAGGGCCAGGCCTGGGTCGACCTCGGGTTCTGGGGCGGGGCCGTCCCCGGCAACGTGCCGGACCTCGAACCGCTGCACCGCGCGGGCGTGTTCGGCTTCAAGAGCTTCCTGGCGCCGTCCGGCGTGGACGAGTTCCCGCACGTCGAGCAGGCCGACCTGGAGGCCGCGCTGGCCGAGCAGGCCCGGATCGGCGCGCTGGCCATCATCCACGCCGAGGACCCCGCCGTGCTCGCCGCCGCCCCGCAGCAACCCGGCGTCCACTACCGCGACTTCCTCGCCTCCCGGCCCGCCGCCGCGGAGACCGCGGCCGTCGCCCGGCTGCTCGACACCGCCCGCCGGACCGGCGCCCGGGTGCACATCCTGCACGTCTCCTCCGCCGCGGTGCTGCCGCTGCTGCGGCAGGCCCGCGCGGACGGCGTCCGGGTGACCGCCGAGACCTGCCCGCACTACCTCACGCTGGCCGCCGAGGAGGTGCCGGACGGCGACACCGCGTTCAAGTGCTGTCCGCCGATCCGCGACGAGGCCAACCGCGACGCGCTCTGGGCCGCGCTGGCCGCCGGCGAGTTCATCGCGATCGTCTCCGACCACTCGCCGTCCACCCCGGACCTCAAGCTGCTGCCCGAGTTCGGCGGCAGCGGCGACTTCGCGGCGGCCTGGGGCGGCATCGCCTCCCTCCAGCTCGGCCTGCCGGCGATCTGGACCGAGGCCCGCCGCCGCGGCCACACGCTGTCCGACGTGGTCCGCTGGATGGCGAGCGGGCCGGCCGCCCTGGTCGGCCTCACCGGCACCAAGGGCGCCATCGCCGTCGGCCACGACGCCGACCTGGTGGCCTTCGACCCGGACGGCGCGTTCGCGGTGCACGCCGCCGAGCTGCACCACCGCAATCCCGTCACCCCCTACGCGGGCCGCACGCTGACCGGCGCCGTCCGCACCACCTGGCTGCGCGGCCGGGTGGTCGACACCGCCGCCGAGCCCTTCGGCCGCCGGATCACCCGTCACCAGGAGACCCAGTGA
- a CDS encoding catalase, producing MSKILTTESGAPVADNQNSASAGEYGPLLIQDQQLLEKLARFNRERIPERVVHARGSGAYGYFEVTDEVSQYTRAAFLSEVGKRTELFLRFSTVAGNLGASDAVRDPRGFALKFYTEEGNYDLVGNNTPVFFIKDPIKFPDFIHSQKRDPYTGVQEADNVWDFWAHSPASTHQITWLFGDRGIPASYRHMNGYGSHTYQWVNEQGDAFWVKYHFKTNQGIRSLDGGQSAEVLGADADSHQRDLHQAIERGVFPSWTLYVQLMPVAEAADYRFNPFDLTKVWPHADYPLVKVGRLVLNKNPENVFAEVEQSAFSPNNFVPGIGPSPDKMLQGRLFAYADAQRYRLGVNHTLLAVNAPRATEANNYGRDGFAAVNKSGRGKNYEPNSYDGPAQTDNALAAPVALNGHTGTYTTPAHTKDDDFFQAGELYRLMSAGEKTRLIDNIAGFLAQVTRDDIVEKNLAHFHAADEEYGSRLEAAVAKLRAGDEG from the coding sequence ATGTCCAAGATCCTGACCACGGAGTCGGGCGCGCCCGTCGCCGACAACCAGAACTCGGCCTCGGCCGGCGAGTACGGCCCGCTGCTCATCCAGGACCAGCAGCTCCTGGAGAAGCTGGCCCGGTTCAACCGCGAGCGCATCCCGGAGCGCGTCGTGCACGCCCGGGGCTCCGGCGCCTACGGGTACTTCGAGGTCACCGACGAGGTGTCGCAGTACACCCGGGCGGCCTTCCTCTCCGAGGTCGGCAAGCGCACCGAACTGTTCCTGCGCTTCTCCACCGTGGCGGGCAACCTGGGTGCCAGCGACGCGGTGCGCGACCCGCGCGGCTTCGCGCTGAAGTTCTACACCGAGGAGGGCAACTACGACCTCGTCGGCAACAACACCCCGGTGTTCTTCATCAAGGACCCGATCAAGTTCCCGGACTTCATCCACTCGCAGAAGCGCGACCCGTACACGGGCGTCCAGGAGGCCGACAACGTCTGGGACTTCTGGGCCCACTCGCCGGCCTCCACCCACCAGATCACCTGGCTCTTCGGCGACCGCGGCATCCCGGCCTCGTACCGCCACATGAACGGCTACGGCTCGCACACCTACCAGTGGGTCAACGAGCAGGGCGACGCCTTCTGGGTGAAGTACCACTTCAAGACCAACCAGGGCATCCGCTCGCTGGACGGCGGCCAGTCCGCCGAGGTGCTCGGCGCCGACGCCGACAGCCACCAGCGCGACCTGCACCAGGCCATCGAGCGCGGCGTGTTCCCGAGCTGGACGCTGTACGTCCAGCTGATGCCGGTCGCCGAGGCCGCGGACTACCGCTTCAACCCCTTCGACCTGACCAAGGTGTGGCCGCACGCCGACTACCCGCTGGTCAAGGTCGGCCGCCTGGTGCTGAACAAGAACCCGGAGAACGTCTTCGCCGAGGTCGAGCAGTCGGCGTTCTCGCCGAACAACTTCGTGCCCGGCATCGGCCCGTCCCCGGACAAGATGCTCCAGGGCCGGCTGTTCGCCTACGCGGACGCCCAGCGCTACCGCCTCGGCGTCAACCACACGCTGCTCGCCGTCAACGCCCCCCGGGCGACCGAGGCGAACAACTACGGCCGCGACGGCTTCGCCGCCGTCAACAAGTCCGGCCGCGGCAAGAACTACGAGCCCAACTCGTACGACGGCCCGGCCCAGACCGACAACGCGCTCGCCGCGCCGGTCGCGCTGAACGGCCACACCGGCACCTACACCACGCCGGCGCACACCAAGGACGACGACTTCTTCCAGGCCGGTGAGCTGTACCGGCTGATGTCGGCCGGCGAGAAGACCCGCCTGATCGACAACATCGCGGGCTTCCTGGCGCAGGTGACGCGCGACGACATCGTCGAGAAGAACCTCGCCCACTTCCACGCGGCCGACGAGGAGTACGGCAGCCGGCTGGAGGCCGCCGTGGCCAAGCTCCGCGCCGGCGACGAGGGCTGA